From Caldicellulosiruptor hydrothermalis 108, a single genomic window includes:
- the asnB gene encoding asparagine synthase (glutamine-hydrolyzing), protein MCGFSGWICFSSDISEFQDVITKMTDVLSHRGPDEEGYYITKHALLGHKRLTIIDPEGGKQPMIKFHDQQKFVIVYNGELYNTQELRAKLQSLGYHFSSYSDTEVVLTSYIQWKEECVKYLNGIFAFAVFNETKNQLFIARDHLGVKPLFFSIKNDNFIFASEIKALLKHPLISTKVNKEGIFELIGLCPARSPFSAIFKDIIELPPAHYVIYSKDRYEIKEYWLLKPEKFNKTVDETIEIVKNLVTDAITRQLVSDFEICCFLSGGLDSTIITAISANQLRKERKRLKSFSIDYKDNAKYYKSNQYQPTLDNTYAKIASKSIGTEHIVVEIDNELLCDALLHATVANDLPGMADIDSSLLLFTSEVRKYAKVALSGECADEIFGGYPWYWREDYKSFKTFPWSPSLEFRKNILSKKYSKSELEEYVNSKYKESLGKVNYLDSDSQEEVRHRILYYLNVKWFMVTLLNRKDRMSMANSLEVRVPFADYRIVELLYNVPWKIKCLENMEKGLLRRSFEGIIPDEIKNRKKSPYPKTYNPEYLKKTKKKVLEIIKNNSPIFEIIDKTYLEIITEKEYFPLDKPWFGQLMTLPQFFGYIIQLDFWAKTYNVDFE, encoded by the coding sequence ATGTGCGGATTTAGCGGATGGATATGCTTTAGCTCAGACATTTCTGAATTCCAGGATGTAATAACAAAGATGACAGATGTACTTAGTCACCGCGGACCTGATGAAGAAGGCTATTATATCACCAAACATGCTTTGCTTGGGCACAAGCGACTCACTATTATTGACCCTGAAGGTGGCAAACAGCCAATGATTAAATTCCATGATCAACAAAAATTTGTTATAGTTTACAATGGTGAGCTTTACAACACTCAAGAGCTTCGGGCAAAGCTTCAAAGCTTAGGGTATCATTTCAGTTCATACTCAGATACCGAAGTTGTGTTGACCTCATATATTCAATGGAAAGAAGAGTGTGTGAAATATTTAAATGGTATATTTGCTTTTGCAGTTTTTAATGAAACCAAAAATCAGCTTTTTATAGCTCGGGACCATTTAGGAGTAAAACCGCTATTTTTCTCTATTAAAAATGACAATTTTATTTTTGCTTCAGAAATAAAAGCTCTCCTAAAGCATCCATTAATATCCACTAAGGTAAACAAAGAGGGTATTTTTGAGCTTATAGGTCTTTGCCCTGCAAGGTCTCCATTTTCAGCAATTTTCAAAGATATTATAGAACTTCCTCCTGCACATTATGTAATATACAGCAAAGATAGATATGAAATAAAAGAATATTGGCTGTTAAAACCAGAAAAGTTTAACAAAACAGTAGATGAAACCATTGAGATAGTTAAAAACCTTGTCACAGATGCCATAACAAGACAGCTTGTTTCTGACTTTGAAATATGCTGCTTTCTATCAGGCGGACTGGATTCAACCATTATTACAGCTATCTCTGCCAACCAGTTAAGAAAAGAAAGAAAAAGGTTAAAGAGTTTTTCTATCGATTATAAAGATAACGCAAAATATTATAAATCCAATCAGTATCAGCCCACATTAGATAACACCTATGCTAAGATAGCTTCAAAAAGTATAGGCACAGAACACATTGTAGTTGAAATTGACAATGAACTTTTATGCGATGCTCTCTTACATGCCACAGTTGCAAATGACCTTCCTGGCATGGCTGACATTGACTCATCACTTCTCTTGTTCACAAGTGAAGTGAGAAAATATGCAAAGGTTGCCCTATCGGGAGAGTGTGCTGACGAAATTTTTGGCGGATATCCTTGGTATTGGAGAGAGGATTATAAAAGTTTTAAAACCTTCCCTTGGTCGCCTTCATTGGAATTCAGAAAAAATATTCTGTCGAAAAAATATTCAAAATCTGAGCTTGAAGAGTATGTTAACTCAAAGTATAAAGAGTCGCTTGGAAAAGTAAACTACCTTGACAGTGACTCTCAGGAAGAGGTGAGACATAGAATTTTGTACTACTTGAATGTTAAGTGGTTTATGGTAACGCTTTTAAACAGAAAAGATAGAATGAGTATGGCAAATTCTTTGGAGGTAAGAGTTCCATTTGCAGATTATAGAATTGTAGAGCTTTTGTACAATGTCCCTTGGAAGATAAAATGCCTTGAAAATATGGAAAAAGGTCTTTTAAGGCGCTCATTTGAAGGAATTATTCCTGATGAAATAAAGAATCGCAAAAAAAGCCCTTATCCTAAAACCTATAATCCCGAGTATCTCAAAAAAACAAAGAAAAAGGTTTTAGAGATTATAAAAAATAACTCTCCTATATTTGAGATAATAGATAAGACTTACTTGGAAATCATAACAGAGAAAGAATATTTCCCCTTGGATAAACCTTGGTTTGGTCAGCTAATGACCCTCCCACAGTTTTTTGGATATATCATCCAGCTTGATTTTTGGGCAAAGACCTACAATGTAGATTTCGAATAA